In a single window of the Tautonia marina genome:
- a CDS encoding 3-ketoacyl-ACP reductase, with amino-acid sequence MIEHRVAVVTGGGRGIGRGIVEALAAAGMAVVVNYRSDASSAQAVCQSAEQLGSPRTLAVQADVADLEQGRALIDQTLETFGRIDLLVNNAGVAPLQRADLLETTPESWDRVLGINLRGPFFLSQYAARAMIGRKDTWGPLAPTIVFVTSVSSRFASTNRAEYCVSKAGVSMVAQLFAVGLAEQGIRVFEVRPGIIATDMTAGVREAYDQRIAEGLSPIRRWGTPEDVGRAVSGLASGAFEFSTGQILWVDGGLHLNRL; translated from the coding sequence ATGATCGAGCATCGAGTGGCGGTCGTGACTGGAGGAGGGCGGGGAATTGGCCGGGGGATTGTCGAGGCATTGGCCGCCGCGGGGATGGCCGTGGTGGTCAACTACCGATCAGACGCCTCCTCGGCGCAGGCCGTCTGTCAATCGGCCGAGCAACTGGGATCGCCCCGAACCCTTGCGGTTCAGGCCGACGTGGCCGACCTGGAGCAGGGGCGAGCCTTGATCGACCAGACGCTCGAAACCTTCGGCCGGATCGATCTGCTGGTCAATAACGCGGGAGTCGCCCCCTTGCAACGGGCCGACCTGCTGGAGACAACCCCCGAGAGCTGGGACCGTGTGCTCGGGATCAATCTTCGGGGGCCGTTCTTCCTGTCGCAATATGCCGCTCGGGCCATGATCGGGCGTAAGGACACCTGGGGGCCGCTGGCTCCGACGATCGTGTTCGTGACCTCGGTTTCGAGTCGCTTTGCCAGTACCAACCGCGCGGAGTACTGCGTCTCGAAGGCTGGGGTGAGCATGGTCGCTCAACTCTTTGCCGTCGGCTTGGCGGAGCAGGGGATCCGGGTCTTCGAAGTGCGGCCGGGGATCATCGCCACCGACATGACCGCAGGAGTCCGAGAGGCTTACGATCAGCGGATTGCCGAGGGGCTGAGCCCAATCCGGCGCTGGGGAACGCCCGAGGACGTCGGCCGAGCGGTGTCGGGGCTGGCCTCCGGGGCCTTCGAGTTCTCGACAGGCCAGATCCTCTGGGTCGATGGAGGGCTTCACCTCAATCGGCTCTGA